The Drechmeria coniospora strain ARSEF 6962 chromosome 02, whole genome shotgun sequence genome has a segment encoding these proteins:
- a CDS encoding Mitochondrial carrier domain protein, whose amino-acid sequence MSPLASPTIPHGSSKGQNHDRIERKEVAMDRTADPEGEEGRFEFDITASQKMISAMSGSLLTSLLMTPLDVVRVRLQSQRMPSPSVDFSRLALTTNSLTPAQTAELGITSCCREVFFAGNTAVYCVAAPRMGGLAAANSSPPSDCAVQEVQKKTYNSTMDGFRKIARNEGVLTLWRGLSPTLAMAVPANIIYFTGYDWLRYNQTSPFSAFSADYAPLTSGMVARMLAATAVGPIELVRTRMQAAPGSSTTNHLLEAFDGIRDMVAVHGYTSLWRGLTLTLWRDVPFSGIYWWGYETIRSKLTEMRKDKQGRSVSHSDSSQLARLRFQSREKHTETFIDSFSAGALSGALASIVTTPFDVGKTRTQVFHESTRSSASAATATRAPEERSMVRLLMHIFQTEGISGLWKGWIPRTLKVAPACAIMISSYEVGKRVFRGVNARAVQQDEGS is encoded by the exons ATGTCGCCCCTGGCCTCGCCCACCATCCCTCACGGCAGCTCCAAGGGTCAAAACCACGACAGGATAGAGAGGAAGGAGGTCGCCATGGATCGCACGGCCGATCCGGAGGGAGAAGAGGGCCGCTTCGAATTCGACATTACGGCGTCGCAAAAGATGATCTCGGCCATGTCGGGAAGCCTGCTTACGTCGCTGCTGA TGACCCCCCTCGACGTTGTCCGGGTCCGACTGCAGTCGCAGAGGATGCCATCACCTTCGGTTGACTTTTCCCGCCTCGCGCTGACGACAAACTCCCTCACACCTGCCCagacggccgagctcggcatcaCGTCCTGCTGCCGTGAAgtcttcttcgccggcaACACCGCCGTGTATTGCgtcgcggcgccgaggatgggaggcctggcggcggccaacTCCTCGCCCCCCAGCGACTGCGCAGTGCAGGAGGTCCAGAAGAAGACGTACAACTCCACCATGGACGGCTTTCGCAAGATCGCCCGCAACGAGGGCGTCTTGACGCTGTGGAGGGGACTGTCGCCGAccctggccatggccgttCCGGCGAACATCATCTACTTTACCGGCTACGATTGGCTTCGATACAACCAGACGAGCCCCTTCtccgccttctccgccgacTATGCCCCCCTCACCTCCGGAATGGTTGCCCGGAtgttggcggcgacggctgtcGGACCCATCGAGCTGGTGCGGACGAGAATGCAAGCGGCGCccgggtcgtcgacgacaaacCACCTGCTGGAGGCCTTTGACGGGATCCGGGACATGGTTGCCGTCCACGGCTACACCTCGCTCTGGAGAGGGTTGACCCTGACCCTCTGGCGGGATGTCCCCTTCTCCGGCATATACTGGTGGGGTTACGAGACGATTCGGTCGAAGCTGACGGAGATGCGCAAAGACAAACAGGGTCGATCCGTCTCCCATTCCGACTCGTCCCAGCTCGCCCGACTGCGGTTTCAGAGCCGCGAGAAGCACACGGAGACGTTCATCGACAGCTTCAGCGCGGGCGCCTTGTCGGGCGCCTTGGCTTCCATCGTGACGACGCCGTTTGACGTGGGCAAGACGCGAACGCAGGTCTTTCACGAGTCGACccggtcgtcggcatcggccgcgacggctaCGCGCGCGCCCGAGGAGAGAAGCATGGTGCGGCTGCTGATGCACATTTTCCAAACCGAAGGCATCTCGGGCTTGTGGAAAGGCTGGATCCCGAGGACGCTGAAGGTGGCACCCGCTTGCGCCATCATGATCAGCAGCTACGAGGTCGGCAAGCGAGTATTCCGGGGCGTCAATGCCCGCGCGGTGCAGCAGGACGAAGGCTCATAG